One Glycine max cultivar Williams 82 chromosome 1, Glycine_max_v4.0, whole genome shotgun sequence genomic window, ATTAATAGACTTCACAATAAACTAGAGGTATACAatgaaattagaaattaatgttTTAGAAAGTGATCACATGTTTCTTATAACTAGAAACAAAATATACTaccatttgtttcttatatatagaaATAGAGGTAGTATTAttcaagaaattaattaaatacattaaggatataaaaaaattagatattatcatttaatcatatactaccaatataaaatttatttattttaaaaattatatcacaataatttttttttattaaaatcatgTAATTTGAATAAATGATCACTTTAATCCCTATAATTTGTAGGGTGTTGTGACATTGGTCCTTGaactatgaaaaattaaaaagaaaaaaatattgaaagtaTAAAACACATAACTAAAGTGATAATATTAACATGTATTTAAAATGATAGTAAGTATTTATGTTTagatacttttttaatttagaaacttatttaacattttcttaGTTTTCCTAAGTAATGCATCAACCTACCCCTTTTAGGAATTAAGTGactatttattcaaaatatatttacactaataatcttttttttttcaaaagatgactttatgaaatttttcgctttatttatttattttattcaatttcattCCACTATTAATTTAAGGTATAATTAAGTTGtccataattttcaaaattaagtcAAATGTTATTCTTTGTTACTTCAATAACgttcattattttcaaaatgtggTTACTAGAAAGGGTCACATTGATCAGGTTTCAAAAATTATGAGAactaacactactagaaaataggctttctacatcggttatcagcGCCTTTTTACATCGATTATCACGCGTCGTTGTAGCCCGATGTCGTTGAAACACAACAACGGTCGAGGGACCGATGTTGAAATctgacattctacatcggttattaggacaaccgatgtagaaatctgCCTATTTTAAGACGGGTTGACCTCCAAACCCGTCTTAGAATGCCaaatttctacatcggttgtcctgaaaaccgatgtagaatgttagATTTCAACATTACATCAGTTGTGGcctgaaccgatgtagaattattaattattttaattttttttgctttttggaagCAAGAATTATGATGACATAAAATTGGTGACATGgtcatttctttaaaaaaatatttctacaaaCTAACTAGTAATTACTAAACTAAATTGTTCATACGAAGAGagaacaaaagaataaaattaatcaaatttgacAAGATTTCATAAGTGTGCCATTCAAGTTTTACTTCGACAAAAAATTTAGGTGAATGAAACAAGAAAATAGCAAAACCAGAACTGTATAGCTTTCCATCTTAGATAATCAATATTTACCTTGAGCATGGAAGTTTGAATTATATCAATCAAATTTATACAACCGAGTAGTTTCAAGTTGAATTCTCTCCTGCAAGAAGACAATATATAAATCTTCATATTTGAACTATTTTATAGAAATCCATTGGTTAGAAATTTTCCTTATATAGTTGTATATTACCTAATATTTTTTTCGTTGAAACACATGGTCAAGGGACACAGACTCTCCAATCATTTCTGATCGAAGTCACCATATCCATAGTCAAAAGGGAACCTCCaacttacaaaaataaaataccaattaaaatatatgttactACCAATTAAATATGTGTTATTATACAATTAATTATGCAGGTATACTATGcatgtatatttttataatatcacaTTTAATTCTTAgaatatttcttatataaaattaactcataaaatactttttatacacaattaagttttatttaacaaaaaatttaggTGAATGAATTTAGAGTAAGTCTAATGTTCATTCAATATTCTCAAATCGAAAAAAgattcaaattcattttcttataaaatatgagTCTGATATTTGTAAAGTATAATAATCATGcaaaaatagtttctaaaatttagaaaaattgatCGGTAAATATATAGAGTATAGACCAGATTtgctcatatttttttaaaaatgaaattagagtctcaaactttttaattttataaaaattacaaatagtaAGGACAAAAAGGAGATGAGAAGTGGGAAAAGAAAATGTACCATGAAGTTGTCAAATTCTTGTCTAAAAATAGTAGcacaatattttaacaaaactcTTTCATAATTTCATTTCTCAAGGACACGGTTAGCTTTGTTCCAGTGATTTCCTCCTCATCtttattgttttatgttttttaaagagTAAATTTTATTAGAAGGAAATAAGGAAATAGGAGGAAAAGAATAAGCCATCCTATGTAATGAAAACTGATTCCAACATGAATGAGATAAGGTCAGCTGCATCAACATCTCTCTATCCTGCATCAAATTGGATGATGAAGAGCACTAgaaaacaaatggaaaaaatatcattaaaataaaagttatagaGCCAGAGTGGAAGcactaaaattagaaataaaaagatataaatagttgtcaatattaaaaagatataaaaagatagaaattaaaaaaatatcattaaaataaaagttatagaGCCAGATGGTGCAGTCCATGCTTTTTACACTGATTTAATGACTAAAGTAAGACTTGAGGGGAAAGTAAAATTGTTAACTTACTTGTACCATAggatattttctctctttagaATTCAAAAACATACTAGAGCTAGTCCTGACATCACTCTTGATTCCCTGTACAAGATAGAAATATCATGTTTCATGAAGAAACACATGTTCATAGATGCCAATGACCCCATATAGTACTACTGCACAATATGTCCACATTTGTTTTGATATGGATTTCCTTTTCTTAATTTGATTATGTGTGAATCAACGAAAGCTTCCTTTAATCTTAAcaacatttcttttatttctgcAAGGTGTTTTGCCAAATTCTTTTAGGCGTTTTATATGTAAATGCATAAAATTGATGTCATAACCCAAAAAGAAAATGGTATGATTGGAAagcaaagcaaaagaaaaaaaataggaaaaaaatattctttataatattttgaacctatttgaccattttgggaaatcaacaaaaaaacttcttttattcttaCAGCAAAACATATCTTTTTAACTCTTCATGGTGTTTTGCCAAATtctttttagtgtttttatatGACAGTAGAGTAGTAGACACACAAAATTGCTGTCAACGAGTGTACTCCATAATATTTCACAATAAGGCCAACACAGACAAGCCTCATGTGACAGCAAATGCACAAATGTGAAAGAAGTGagattttgttataattagtaAGCAACTCAAAGcagtaaaaaaatcaattcagaaaaattatttctttctatggtttttttttgtaacaacGTATTTTAAAAAAGCAATTCTCAAAAAGgccaaaatttcacaacaagGCTAAACTGACACATTGATCAAAGGAGTGCACAAAACATTTGTACCATACTCGTATGCTGCACACATCCCTCTCAAGTACAATAAGACTTAGACTGGATTTTCTCTATATATCTCTGTCTCTTTGGTTTCTACAAGCTTCATAATCTCCAATGTGATGTATTTTGCTGGGTAGAATCATAGAACTTGCCTAATAGAGGGTTAGTCCATAGAGGAGATCAAGCAATGATTTCTAAATAACTCTTAAAATGGATTCAGTTCTTCCTTTGTTTGAAGCATGGTATTcttctttttaagtttgaaAACTTCTCACTTATCTTTTTTCCTAGTTCTAAATTAGATATTTTCTGTGAGAAGGGTCTTCCCACCATCTGAAGCTATATAGTagtttacaaaaatataatttattcataaaagagaacaaagaaataaaaaaacagagaGGAAATTTTAGTTCAtgaggaaataaaaaaacacacttAAGAGATTTAAGCACCTTTCGCTCAGACCAACACATGTTGGTACCTCATGAGGAAATTTTAGTTTACTCTTCAATCTTCATTGATGAAGCGCTAAAATAGATCCACTCATCCACTAAATGGTACTTTGCCTATAGAAATTGAAGAATATGCAACTAAGTGAAAAAGGTCCCAGATGACAAGAGTGGAGGCTTGATAGGGTCTTTCTTTTATGCTTAACAGCCTTAACTCCAGTAGTTTATATGACCTTATAcatatagacacacacacagtCCAAACATGCAGTTTCTAGTTTTCCCATGAATAACAGCACAAAATATAATGACAATTATAGAATGATGTAACTATTTGGATTTATACCTTAACTTTACAACCAAATTAATAGGTATAGGTATGTTAAAATTAACAAAGGTTTACCATAATATGGTTGTAATTCGGGGATTATGAGTTTTAAGAGTGAAAAATTAGCATGTAGAAGGGAGGTCATACCTCCATGCTCAGGAAGTTATGAAGTAAAATAATTCATGGAGACCAGTTAAGCACTTCAGGTTTGACCTACGGGAAGGAATAAAAGGGTGAAACTGAGAAAACATGTAAATATAAAAGTTTAGCAGAAAAAAGAGGGACAACAAAACAGACATACATATCCAAGGCATAAGATTTTTGCTTCCTTGTCATTGTTCCAAAAAGGAACACctgaaaaacagaagaaaagttTGAAAAGGAAGTTCCAATCATACtgtaaagaaaagtaaaagaatagtgaCCTCTTGGCAATTGAAGGTGACGATTAGTGTCGAGTCCACGCAATCTTCTAAATGGCAAAGAATTGGTGCCTAGACGGAGTAGTTAAGCTAACAGAGCATAAGAAAGTGTACCTACAATATTAAATCCTAAATTTAACCTATGAAATAATAATAGTCATGGAGTTGGAGATGAATTCAATTCAAGATCAAAATGTgaatcacacacacacagacactcACGCTTACTCTCTCCTTCCTTCGTCAATCGTCAACTCAACAATCACAGACCGCTTTGTAACGCCCATTGCTGCTTTTATGCACCACGCCTTCGCGTTTCGTGGACTCAGCTTCACCGACTCGGTCAAATCAGCCAGCATTGAGTCAACGCACCGCTCGCTCATCGCGATCTTGAGCTCCGCCCTCTTCAGCAGCACGTTGCCCCTCTCTTCCTCGGCAAGGGACCCCACGGCGAGAGGGGACAATGCAGCGTCGAGCACGTTGGAGCGAAAGCCCTGGAGGTCAAGCGCCATGGACTTGAGGAGGTGCGAGGCGGCTTCCTTGGGGTCGAGCGCGAGGGCCTTCTTGGCCTCGACTAGGGCCTATTTGGCGAGGGAGGTTGCGGCAAAAGCGCTTTTGGATCTTCTGGCTTGGGCGAGGAGCTGCGCGCCTTGGACAAAGTGGCGCTTGGCTTGGACGGCGCAAGGGTTTGGAGGACAGTGGCGGAGGGGGAAGAGGAGCCAGAAACAAAACCCTCGATAAAGCAGGTTAACTCCGGAGTGAAAATGAAAAGTCGTAGTTCtctagtaaataaaaaataatagaattaaaatatgatatattcAAAGACGATGGTAACTAAAAACGTTGTAGTTAGGTTACAAACAAAAACGGTTTTTATTAAACCGCTTTCGAAACATTCAAATCAAAggcggttttataaaaaccgacGTTAACACCTTCAAAAAGTTGATTTAAATtgcaaaaatgccaccgcatgttttactacatcggtttttcaataaccgatgtagatttgacgatgttgaatgatcaatttctagtagtgtaattgaattttttatttatttatagaaataaaaaataaatactaaaagatttacaataatttatatacattCTTTAATGACCCAAACTAGATTCCTTTCTTATCTAATTAAAGTAACTAAAGATATCATTgactaagttttaaaaattatgggaTTTAATTGAACCTTAAATTAAAGGTAAagcaaaattgaataaaataaacaaattaataaagtaattaattaagccttaaaaaaattaaggcttaaatatgaattaatcattgtaagttagtgtttttttaaaaaaatttgtttcttataattttttttagttctcataaatttatgattttttaaatttgattcctataaattttttgttatttttagttcCTCTAATTACACGtttacatttttcaattttgattttctgtatttgatacaaatgaaaaaattgaagtcttaaaaaaatttaatactgaAAAAATAACATGGCGCGTTTCATGATTGGCCACAACACAAAACCCAACACAACCCCAAAACTCGCTCACAACACAGCAGAATGTACCCATTGCTTGCGATCTAAATTCACAATGACAATGTGGTGAAAAACGCTCGGATTTGAAGATGGACATGGACGTGGAAGAAGCTTCTGCACCTAAAGGTTTCCTTCTAGAACCTTCACCATTTCGTGCACGAAATGAATCACAGAAATTGATACCCTTTTGATGATTCTGAGTGTTTGTGTTTAACGCAGAGAGAAAGCCCGTTTTGGTGATCTTGGTGGGCGCTCCAGGGAGCGGGAAGTCCACCTTCTGCGAAGAAGTTATGGGTTCCTCTACTCGCCCTTGGGTTCGCGTTTGCCAGGTTTAGTTCACTCGCTTCTGCCTGTTCGATGAAATGTCTCACTGGGTTTCACTTTCACCAAttgagtttttagtttttactacGGTAATTAAATGATAAGATGACAATTGAAGGGAAACTAATAAGGTTTCAGTTTTTTAGTTGCTGTTCATGTTAAGGGTTTTAAGGTTTTGCAATACTGTAATTTGGCTAAGGTTTTGGTAATGGTAACGCAATATATACTGTAATTTAAAACGACGAAAACAAGATAGGGGCGTTAGTGTGTCGCAGGGAATTGAtgaaaaattttacatttttatttgcttGATTAGTCTGAGTTGAATAAAGGGTTGTTTTTTGTGCCTTATGATCTTGATCTTGGCCGTTTGCATATATGTGAAAGATCGTAGGGTATTGATGTGTTTTATTGGGTGTGTCAGTTCTTGCCTGAATGAGGGCTTATGAGTATTTTTTAAACGGTTGGAGGATAAGGGAAATGTATACTTTTTgggatatttttatttgatagggAAGGAAAAGGCGGGATTTTCACTTGACCCTCCAACAGATCAGCTATAACTTGATACGATTTTTCTCAATTTGAAGGATTTGGAAGAGATTGCTATTGTAACATAATACATATGTCCATATTTTgtggttaaaatatgtttttaacaaaGTATATTATTGAtaacaagtataaaaaaatttacaatgtatttgaaatttttaacatTAGAAGTTTAGAACAATAAAAGGAAATTTGTCATTTAACACCCctccacccccccccccccccagccAACACTACTCCCTTctctaattgttttttattcctTCTCTCTCCTTCTCAACTGCCAAACAAATCTACTTATATAAGATGAGATGTAATCAGTGTATTTGGTGAAAGTAAAGTTTAGGCCTTTTATTGATAATGTTTAATTTGTATAGCCATTTATATGTAAATGCAATTTGAATAATGCCTTGATAAAATCTCTTAGTGCAGAGTCTGCTTCTTGGTTAAGTTATATTAATCTCCACTCTTGAGAACTATTATCTAAGGATATTCTATTTGGTATTTAATGCTCACCCAACATGACTTTGGATCTTATCTAACACTGGTTATACTGTTTATTCGCTTTAGGACACTATTGGAAATGGTAAAGCAGGAAATAAAGCTCAGTGCCTAAGCAGTGCAACTAGAGCATTGAAGGATGGGAAGAGTGTATTTATTGATAGGTGCAATCTTGACAGAGAACAGCGTTCAGAATTTATAAAGCTTGGTGATGGACCCCAAATAGATGTCCATGCAGTTGTACTTGATCTTCCTGCTAAGCTTTGTATTTCTCGATCAGTCAAACGAACTGGGCATGAAGGAAATTTGCAGGGTGGAAAAGCTGCTGCAGTTGTGAATAGAATGCTTCAACATAAAGAGCTTCCCAAATTAAGTGAAGGCTTTAGCCGGATAACATTTTGTCAGAATGAAAGTGATGTAAAAAATGCTCTTAACACATACAGCACACTTGGGCCACTGGATAGTCTTCAATATGGCTGCTTTGGCCAGAAGAATCCTGATTCCAAAATTCAAGTTGGTATAATGAAGTTCCTTAAAAGAGCAGAGGTCCCAGTTGCTGCTGCATCTAGAGAGAGTGGCATTGAAGACCCTACTTCCCAGACTCCGGGTAAAAATAACTCCTGCTGCAAAGATAAGCAAACATTTTCCTCAATTCCTGATAATGACAACTCAGAGACGAAGGAAGTAGAAAACCAAGCAGTTGGCTCTGTTGGTTCCCATGCCAATCAAGTTTCTCTGGATGATATTCCCACTCTGGCATTTCCATCTATTTCAACATCTGATTTTCAATTCAACCATGAGAAGGCAGCTGATATTATTGTTGAGAAGGTTGCAGAGTTCTCAAATAAGTTTAGGAATGCCAGACTTGTTCTTGTTGACTTGTCTCATAAATCAAAGATTCTGTCCTTAGTTAAGGCTAAAATTGCAGGAAAAAACATTGATGCCCAAAAGTTCTTTACCCATGTTGGGGACATTACTCATCTTTATTCCAGGGGAGGTTTGCGATGTAATGTCATTGCTAACGCTGCCAACTGGTAAGGTTCTATTTCTATGATTTTAGTGTATATGTAAAATTCCATTTAACATTAATCAATAAAtctgaattaaaaatttgataaactcAAGATGACCCTTACCCAGGTACATGTTACTGACCATTATGACTGTTAAATGGTATGCCAATTTGTATCTGTTGGTATTGCCTCAGTCTCTACTTATCTGAACTACATAAGGAATTTTCTGGCGACTGTGATTTTATGATCAAATGCTACATTATCTAACAGTTACGGATctattgtgttttctttttatctcatGTCATGCAACTCCAGCTGCCAATCAATCAACTTAACTGCCTTTGTTTTTTGGCATCCATTCTAACTATTTTAGTCAACACCAATGCCTGCTTCTTGATTGACATGgatctcattatttttaatttgtttcccaGGCCCAGTTCTGCCCTTAAAACTTGTAATAAACTATATTTTCAGTCAGATAAACCTgccatttttcaaattttctctTGGTTAAGTAAAAACTCCTTTGCAGGAGGTTAAATCCTGGAGGTGGAGGTGTAAATGCAGCAATTTTTAATGCTGCAGGTCCTGAACTGGAGTctgcaacaaaagaaaaagtacaATCTCTTTCTCCAGGGAATGCTGCTGTTGTTCCTCTAccttcatcttctcctttgttcaCCAGAGAGGGTGTAACCCATGTAATACATGTTGTTGGACCTAATATGAACCCACAAAGACCAAATTGTCTAAATAATGATTATAATAAAGGCTGCAAAATTCTCCAAGATGCTTATACTTCACTTTTTGAAGGCTTTGCATCTATTGTGAGGAACCAGACATGGCATCCAGTAGGAAAAAGTGAAAACCTTGAAAGGAAGTCTTTAGAGTTGCAGGTTCAGTCTGATTGTTCCAGAAATTATTTCACAAAAACTGATCAAAAGAGTAAGAGAGATGTTGATCATGGATTGGGAAAAAGTAAGAAATACAAGGGGACTCGGGATGACTCTGGATTGACCTTTACTGATTCTAGGAATGAAAATGTTGATTCAGAGCATAGAACTGAGAGGAGCATGACTAAGACATGGGGATCATGGGCTCAAGCTCTTCACCAAATAGCTATGCATCCAGAAAAGCTTAAGGATGACTTGCTTGAAATTTCCGATGATGTTGTTGTATTGAATGATATGTATCCCAAGGTTGAATTAgccccttttcttctttttaacttTCGTGTCACGCGTGACTCTGCAAATGCAACAAACTGGATTTACCTGTGTTTTTCAGGCACGGAAGCATGTTCTGGTGTTGGCACGAACCGGAGGTCTTGATTGCCTTGCAGATGTCCAAAAGGAGCACCTTCAGTTATTGAACAAGATGCATGATGTGGGTTTAAAGTGGGCTGAGAAGTTCTTGAACGAGAATGCTTCCCTGGTATTTCGTCTCGGATATCACTCGGTATGCAGAATATATATTCATGAACTATTTTTCCTCTCCCCCAccctaaaaaagaaaagaatgttcCTTGGCCTTTGATTAATGAGTGGCTTCGGTACTTTATGTTTTCTATCAAAACATGCAGCCATAATCATCATAAGTATGTTTCGATTATTGAAGCTATTAGAGAGTTTTTGCAGAGACAGTGTGTTAGGTGATGGCTAAATTGGATTTGTATTAAAAATTGAGAGTTTAAAGATGACTTCTTTCGTTGTTAACCATATTAATCAATAACTCAAGGCTATTACTAATAAATATTAGCAGTAATATTCAACAAGGAAAATTATTGAATGGAATActccatatttaaaatttgaaagaaataagttattaaaaaatttacatgatCGTGTTAGTATTGGATTGAGGTTTGAGAAGGTTCATCTTCATTTAACTTCAAGAGCAATGGTTAaggtttttttcattttgttgggCATGTTTTTAGGTGTATATCATTTGTAAACTGAAAGCTTCAGTAGCTGTTAATATCTTTTTCTTCTGTACCTTCTGCAGGCACCATCAATGCGACAACTACATTTACATGTTATTAGCCAGGACTTCGAATCAATA contains:
- the LOC100786762 gene encoding transcription factor bHLH140; translated protein: MDMDVEEASAPKERKPVLVILVGAPGSGKSTFCEEVMGSSTRPWVRVCQDTIGNGKAGNKAQCLSSATRALKDGKSVFIDRCNLDREQRSEFIKLGDGPQIDVHAVVLDLPAKLCISRSVKRTGHEGNLQGGKAAAVVNRMLQHKELPKLSEGFSRITFCQNESDVKNALNTYSTLGPLDSLQYGCFGQKNPDSKIQVGIMKFLKRAEVPVAAASRESGIEDPTSQTPGKNNSCCKDKQTFSSIPDNDNSETKEVENQAVGSVGSHANQVSLDDIPTLAFPSISTSDFQFNHEKAADIIVEKVAEFSNKFRNARLVLVDLSHKSKILSLVKAKIAGKNIDAQKFFTHVGDITHLYSRGGLRCNVIANAANWRLNPGGGGVNAAIFNAAGPELESATKEKVQSLSPGNAAVVPLPSSSPLFTREGVTHVIHVVGPNMNPQRPNCLNNDYNKGCKILQDAYTSLFEGFASIVRNQTWHPVGKSENLERKSLELQVQSDCSRNYFTKTDQKSKRDVDHGLGKSKKYKGTRDDSGLTFTDSRNENVDSEHRTERSMTKTWGSWAQALHQIAMHPEKLKDDLLEISDDVVVLNDMYPKARKHVLVLARTGGLDCLADVQKEHLQLLNKMHDVGLKWAEKFLNENASLVFRLGYHSAPSMRQLHLHVISQDFESIHLKNKKHWNSFNTAFFRDSVDVIDEISSDGKAKLKDDDKLLSMELRCHRCRSAHPNIPRLKSHISNCQSPFPAHLLQHGRLVRAPGEPHSNVQ